The nucleotide window CAAGGTGGGGCTGCTGTCCGGTGGCGAGCTGCAGCGTTTGGCCATTGCTCGCGCCCTGCTCGCGAAGCCCAAGGTCCTGCTGCTGGACGAACCTACTTCCGCGCTTGATCCAGGTTCGGGCAGAGCGGTGCTCGCTGCGCTCAGGGAGCTCAGCGCCACGACGACCATAGTGGTGGTGGCCCACCATCTTCAAACAGCTCGCAGCGCCGATGCTGTTGTCGTGCTGGATGGCGGCAAGGTGGTGGCCCAGGGAACCCACCGGCAACTGCGCAATACGTGCTCCATCTACCAGACGTTGTTCAACCTCCATGCCGAAGGCGTTTCACATCTCCGACGCGCCCTGTGACAACACGGGCGCAAGCACCACCGTGACCTCGAGCTTCGGTCGCTCGGTGGAGGATAGACCGCTGCGTGCCCTTCACTTCGGGCGACCAGACGCCACGCTGCGGGTGCTTGTCGTGGCCGGTCAGCACGGCGACGAACGCCACGCCCGCATCGCCGTCGAGGAGTTTGCCGGGCAGGCCTCCACACGAGCCCGCGAGCTCGACATGGCGCTTACGCTCGTGCCCGACGCGAATCCGGACGCAGCGCTACAACGGCAGCGTCGCAACGCCCTGGCAGTGGACCTGAATCGGGATCATCAACTGCTTTCGAGCCCCGAAACCCGAGCGCTTCACAGGCTGATGCGCGCGCTCGAACCGCACCTGTTCGTGGACGTGCACACCTACCCGACACGCCGGCGCCATCTGCTCCAACTCGGGCTCGCCTACTGCCACGATATCTTCGTCGAGCTGCCCACGAATCCAAACGCCGGACACGCCTTCGATGGTCCAGCGGGCGCGGGCTTCCTTGGCGGCGTAACAGGCGATCTCGAGCGCGCCGGCTTTCGTTCCGCACGTTACACGCTGTTCCGTCCCAAAGGACGCGTTCGTCACGGGACGCTCGACATCCGAGACGCGCGCAACTGGCTGAGCGTTCGCTACGGCCTGCCCTGCGTGCTTGTGGAGGGTCGTACGCCTCGACGCAGCGACGGCAGGCCCGGTCGCAACCGGGCCCGCGAGGCCCTCAAGACCGCCTTGCGGAGCGTTCTCGAGACGGCGAGCGCACGGCGAGCCGAGCTGTGCAGCACGC belongs to Pseudomonadota bacterium and includes:
- a CDS encoding succinylglutamate desuccinylase/aspartoacylase family protein, which codes for MPKAFHISDAPCDNTGASTTVTSSFGRSVEDRPLRALHFGRPDATLRVLVVAGQHGDERHARIAVEEFAGQASTRARELDMALTLVPDANPDAALQRQRRNALAVDLNRDHQLLSSPETRALHRLMRALEPHLFVDVHTYPTRRRHLLQLGLAYCHDIFVELPTNPNAGHAFDGPAGAGFLGGVTGDLERAGFRSARYTLFRPKGRVRHGTLDIRDARNWLSVRYGLPCVLVEGRTPRRSDGRPGRNRAREALKTALRSVLETASARRAELCSTPERRRKVALSCRYVAQAQPRCFDFLDLRSGQVRSVRWPSRFESVVRPYRHVHLPCAYAIPSGLGKVIEVLSRHGFHVRKADFDGPVEAVRYRMLETETGLTRRRPRVRAVREPTRLRDYVQVSARERSGVALALLLEPRSRFGLVRYPGLGLRFDPDGAYPILRLER